A single window of Nicotiana tomentosiformis chromosome 1, ASM39032v3, whole genome shotgun sequence DNA harbors:
- the LOC104087002 gene encoding protein SRC2-like — protein sequence MELRPLDIKVIAADGIKNVNTFSKMDVYVEVSISYPSNTNKQKTFVHKNSGTNPKWNHSMKFTLVETSLTKPGLYLIFRLKSERTLGDTKIGEVSVPIHDLFNQSTSNGTAEKFVEYPVITESGKPKGTLKFSYKFGEKFTAADQKKDVNHEPVTAYPAPPHAAGASYGMAYNQQNPGYAYPPPPPPPPQTSYGGYPHTGYPPAGGAPGYGYPQPQPGYGYPPVQQPGYGYPPVQQPKKKNKFGGMGGGLGLGLGAGLLGGLLVGDMVSDVGEMAAYDDGYGDAMGDMGGFDF from the coding sequence ATGGAGTTACGTCCATTAGATATCAAAGTTATTGCCGCAGACGGCATAAAGAATGTCAATACTTTCTCTAAAATGGATGTCTATGTTGAAGTTTCCATCTCTTATCCTAGCAATACCAATAAGCAAAAAACTTTCGTCCACAAAAATAGTGGCACAAATCCTAAGTGGAATCACTCTATGAAATTCACTCTAGTTGAAACTTCCCTCACAAAACCAGGGCTTTACCTCATCTTTCGTCTCAAATCTGAACGTACCTTAGGAGACACAAAAATTGGTGAAGTCTCTGTTCCTATTCATGATCTCTTTAATCAGTCTACTTCTAATGGCACAGCTGAGAAGTTTGTTGAATATCCAGTGATAACAGAGAGCGGAAAACCAAAGggtactttgaaattttcttaCAAATTTGGTGAAAAATTTACAGCGGCTGATCAAAAGAAAGATGTAAATCATGAGCCTGTTACTGCTTATCCTGCACCACCACATGCTGCTGGTGCATCATATGGTATGGCTTATAATCAGCAAAATCCCGGATATGCgtatcctcctcctcctcctcctcctcctcaaacTTCTTATGGTGGGTATCCACACACTGGATACCCACCTGCTGGTGGTGCACCTGGTTATGGATACCCGCAACCACAACCTGGTTACGGGTATCCACCCGTACAACAACCTGGATACGGATATCCACCGGTGCAACAACCTAAGAAAAAGAACAAGTTTGGTGGAATGGGAGGTGGATTAGGTTTGGGATTGGGTGCTGGTTTGCTTGGTGGTTTGTTGGTGGGAGATATGGTTTCGGATGTTGGAGAGATGGCTGCTTATGATGATGGCTACGGGGATGCCATGGGAGATATGGGTGGCTTTGATTTTTAG
- the LOC104087003 gene encoding PWWP domain-containing protein 1, with translation MISVMSNGFEANRRNDSVEETKLRVSTTNSSISPADGSRVSMDVKNSRASNSDSRVSNVESEGNETTKVRDMKEEEGANSVKANRVKSEQKGKTTALVSSRTDVKKGKMEPVVSGYDLMLSKFDEFAGNGKSWSVGYGFEMGDMVWGKVKSHPWWPGHIFSEAFATPSVRRSKREGHILVAFYGDSSYGWFDPDELVHFEPTFAEKSMQTNVKNFVKAVEEGVDEVGRRSALGLVCHCRKRYKFRSAEVNGFFSVDFSDLEKNCTYSASQIKKARERFQPKETFDFVRKLALKPRSKVLETDLNFVKKKATVLAYRKAVFEEFDPTYAEAFGVIPSKQAQEAVAQPFRQPSSRVPLSGRLVQAETLGKGKSSAKSNKMKDQVEKDRYLFKRRDEPGNLKVQVGAAPAGYSDQPVHLDGSSLSGKDVSPSAADHLPSASGSTLIEQPLNPAANVEELHGQRQTEDDGTDVVQPSVPTEARLHAGGSRVKKINSGPDKVKVRKRSGEEVSGGSSPSTERKKKKKKKAEVGLNANSNHVEGQAAVSSDSMVMEKVAREPVQVPSASREELQMDIQQKGDATGSSVPDGLVTEDEVRVRSNNIELPQVLSDLHALALDPFYGVESSNIKTIRELFLKFRSLVYQKSLALSASVESESSTPISKSPVVAHISDTAPTNNVKQTSNLKPEKNPARPDDPAKGGRKRGPSDRQEEIAAKKKKKINDVRALAAQKKASLKASEVHQGESKEIPAKKLASTPVKVSKPDIGKKKEPDPTMLVMKFPPNGALPSIPELKAKFARFGTMDHSATRVFWKSSTCRLVYQYRDHAVGAYRFASASNNLFGNPNVRCYIREVAAEAQDTETTKVPREDVAAETSAAKDGAADSRSSTMPGQLKSCLKKPPGEEGPMTNGGNGSNRASPRVKFMLDEAIIRGEQTNDSRTVNDASSIADRSASSSSNINNYTTQSSTLPLPTAQYANAPNDVHFTHQVAHRNVPNYNNQVSVPEVDISQQMLGLLTRCSDIVTDLTGLLGYVPYHPL, from the exons ATGATTTCTGTGATGAGCAACGGATTTGAAGCAAATCGAAGGAACGATTCAGTAGAAGAGACGAAACTTAGGGTTTCCACCACAAACTCCAGTATCTCCCCCGCTGATGGTTCTAGGGTTTCTATGGACGTAAAGAATTCTAGGGCTTCGAATTCGGATTCTAGGGTTTCGAATGTGGAAAGCGAGGGAAATGAAACAACTAAGGTTAGGGACATGAAAGAGGAAGAAGGCGCGAACTCCGTGAAAGCGAATCGGGTTAAGTCGGAGCAGAAAGGTAAGACGACAGCATTAGTTTCTAGTAGAACTGATGTCAAGAAGGGAAAAATGGAGCCTGTTGTTTCTGGATACGATTTGATGCTATCTAAGTTCGATGAGTTTGCAGGGAATGGGAAGAGTTGGTCAGTTGGTTACGGATTTGAAATGGGTGATATGGTGTGGGGGAAGGTGAAATCACACCCTTGGTGGCCAGGTCACATTTTTAGTGAGGCGTTTGCTACTCCTTCCGTACGAAGAAGTAAAAGGGAAGGTCACATTTTAGTGGCTTTTTATGGTGATAGCAGTTATGGCTGGTTTGACCCGGATGAGCTAGTACATTTTGAACCAACTTTTGCTGAAAAATCTATGCAAACTAATGTGAAGAACTTTGTGAAGGCGGTGGAGGAAGGGGTCGATGAGGTGGGCCGGAGGAGTGCTTTAGGTTTGGTTTGTCATTGTAGGAAGAGATACAAATTTCGTTCTGCGGAGGTTAATGGGTTTTTTAGTGTAGATTTTAGTGATCTTGAGAAGAATTGTACTTACTCTGCCAGCCAGATTAAGAAGGCTAGGGAAAGGTTTCAACCGAAAGAGACATTTGACTTTGTGAGGAAGTTGGCATTGAAGCCTAGGAGTAAAGTGCTTGAGACCGATCTTAACTTTGTTAAGAAGAAGGCGACTGTGTTGGCTTATAGGAAGGCAGTGTTTGAGGAATTTGATCCTACCTATGCTGAAGCTTTTGGTGTTATTCCTTCTAAACAAGCACAAGAAGCAGTGGCTCAGCCATTTAGACAGCCTTCTTCAAGAG TTCCTTTGAGTGGCAGATTGGTGCAGGCAGAAACTCTGGGTAAGGGAAAGAGTTCTGCAAAATCTAATAAAATGAAGGACCAAGTTGAGAAAGACAGGTATCTATTTAAACGCAGAGATGAGCCTGGTAACCTGAAAGTCCAAGTTGGTGCAGCACCAGCAGGTTATTCTGACCAGCCCGTTCATCTAGATGGTTCCTCCTTATCAGGAAAAGATGTTTCTCCTAGTGCTGCTGATCACCTGCCTAGTGCATCTGGCTCCACCTTGATTGAGCAGCCATTAAATCCGGCAGCTAATGTGGAAGAACTGCATGGACAGAGACAAACTGAAGATGATGGTACTGATGTTGTGCAGCCTTCTGTGCCTACTGAAGCAAGGCTGCATGCTGGGGGTTCTCGAGTAAAAAAAATCAATAGTGGACCAGATAAGGTCAAGGTTCGTAAACGTTCTGGTGAGGAAGTGAGTGGTGGCAGTAGTCCCTCAACCgagaggaagaaaaagaagaaaaagaaggcaGAGGTGGGCTTGAATGCAAACTCTAATCATGTGGAGGGACAAGCAGCTGTTTCTTCAGATAGTATGGTGATGGAGAAAGTAGCAAGAGAGCCTGTCCAAGTTCCTTCAGCTTCTAGGGAAGAACTTCAAATGGATATTCAGCAAAAGGGTGATGCCACAGGTAGCTCTGTGCCTGATGGTTTGGTAACAGAAGATGAGGTTCGGGTTAGAAGCAACAATATTGAGCTTCCTCAAGTACTAAGTGATTTACATGCTCTTGCTCTTGATCCATTTTATGGTGTAGAGAGCAGCAATATAAAAACAATACGAGAACTGTTTTTGAAATTCCGGTCTCTTGTCTATCAAAAAAGCTTGGCCTTGTCTGCCTCAGTTGAGAGTGAGTCAAGTACACCCATCAGCAAATCACCTGTTGTCGCCCATATCTCAGACACTGCCCCCACCAATAATGTGAAACAAACATCAAATCTGAAGCCAGAGAAGAATCCTGCCAGGCCTGATGATCCTGCCAAAGGAGGGCGAAAGCGGGGTCCTTCAGATAGGCAAGAGGAAATTGCTgccaagaagaagaaaaagatcaATGATGTGAGAGCATTGGCAGCACAAAAGAAGGCTTCCTTGAAGGCTTCAGAAGTTCACCAAGGTGAAAGCAAGGAAATACCTGCCAAAAAACTGGCTTCAACACCAGTGAAAGTCTCGAAGCCAGATATTGGCAAGAAGAAGGAGCCTGACCCAACCATGCTTGTTATGAAGTTTCCACCTAATGGAGCTCTTCCCTCCATTCCTGAGCTGAAGGCTAAGTTTGCCCGTTTTGGAACTATGGATCATTCAGCTACTCGGGTCTTCTGGAAGTCATCCACCTGCCGTTTGGTCTACCAATACAGGGATCATGCAGTGGGGGCCTATAGATTTGCCAGTGCTAGCAATAATTTGTTTGGGAATCCCAATGTGAGATGCTACATCAGAGAAGTGGCAGCCGAAGCACAAGACACAGAAACTACCAAGGTGCCAAGGGAAGATGTTGCCGCCGAGACTTCTGCAGCAAAAGATGGGGCAGCTGATTCGAGGTCCTCAACAATGCCTGGGCAGCTGAAATCATGTCTAAAGAAACCCCCAGGTGAGGAAGGGCCAATGACCAATGGTGGTAATGGTAGTAATAGGGCATCACCCCGTGTAAAATTTATGTTGGATGAAGCTATTATTAGAGGTGAGCAGACAAATGATAGTAGGACCGTCAACGATGCTAGTAGTATTGCTGATCGAAGTGCATCTTCTAGTTCTAATATCAACAATTATACAACTCAGTCGTCCACGCTCCCTCTTCCTACTGCTCAATATGCCAATGCACCAAATGATGTTCACTTTACTCATCAAGTAGCCCATAGAAACGTGCCCAATTATAACAATCAAGTGTCCGTTCCTGAAGTCGACATTTCACAACAAATGCTAGGCCTTCTCACCAGGTGTAGTGACATTGTGACCGATCTGACGGGTTTATTGGGCTATGTCCCTTACCATCCCCTTTAA